The Candidozyma auris chromosome 1, complete sequence genome includes a region encoding these proteins:
- the CHA1 gene encoding Cha1p codes for MLQVSDTISEAPAVQTSLVEVTDLLSTSAKLPCRVFFKNEIEQPSGSFKLRGIGHLIHQSIREARATNNTKPIHVFASSGGNAGLAAAYSAKFYNVKCTVVVPTIAMKSVVEQLSQYGATVLLHGNSISDADKFARSLMAEAGGEFNCIYCHPFDNPLIWEGHSLLVDEILQHQLSSEDAKKVRGVVCSVGGGGLFNGIRQGLMRNRSKADCILVETAQAPTLSSAVKAGSVVTLNCVRSLATSLACSYVSGPTLDLFNNQSTNKNHITAIDDLEAVKGCIAYQKDFGRMVEPACGAAVSVVYNQLKYLKECVPDLTKDDIVVVVVCGGSCANEEVLTRYKSMLRSEAHL; via the coding sequence ATGTTACAAGTATCAGACACCATATCGGAGGCTCCAGCCGTTCAGACCTCTCTTGTGGAAGTGACCGACTTGCTCTCAACCTCAGCTAAGCTCCCTTGCAGAGttttttttaaaaacgAAATTGAGCAGCCTTCGGGCAGTTTCAAGTTAAGAGGCATTGGCCACTTGATCCACCAGTCTATCCGTGAGGCTAGAGCTACCAATAATACCAAACCTATTCATGTTTTTGCCTCGAGCGGTGGAAACGCTGGGCTTGCGGCTGCCTATTCCGCCAAATTTTATAATGTAAAATGCACTGTGGTTGTCCCCACCATCGCCATGAAGCTGGTAGTCGAGCAGCTCCTGCAGTACGGTGCCACGGTTCTTTTGCACGGAAACAGCATCAGCGACGCCGATAAGTTTGCCAGAAGTCTCATGGCTGAAGCAGGCGGCGAATTCAATTGCATCTACTGTCACCCCTTTGACAACCCCTTAATCTGGGAGGGACATTCCCTTCTTGTGGATGAGATCCTACAGCATCAATTGAGCTCCGAGGATGCTAAGAAAGTGAGAGGCGTAGTTTGCTCTGtcggtggtggtggccTTTTTAATGGTATAAGACAGGGCCTCATGAGAAACAGAAGCAAGGCCGATTGCATTTTGGTGGAGACGGCGCAGGCGCCTACTCTCTCATCTGCTGTCAAGGCAGGCTCCGTTGTTACATTAAACTGCGTTAGATCACTCGCTACATCATTGGCCTGCTCTTATGTTTCTGGCCCAACTTtggacttgttcaacaaccaaagcaccaacaagaaccaCATCACCGCTATTGACGATCTCGAAGCTGTGAAGGGCTGCATCGCTTACCAGAAGGATTTCGGCAGGATGGTAGAACCCGCTTGCGGTGCTGCCGTGTCAGTGGTGTACAACCAGCTCAAATACTTGAAGGAATGTGTGCCCGATTTGACAAAGGATGacattgttgttgttgtcgTTTGTGGTGGCTCGTGCGCCAACGAGGAGGTTTTGACTCGCTACAAGAGCATGCTTCGTCTGGAGGCACACTTGTGA
- the SMP2 gene encoding phosphatidate phosphatase PAH1, giving the protein MQYVGKVGDYVYNQWNSLNPATLSGAIDIIVIEQPDGSFHCSPWHVRFGKFQIIKPSQKKIDLYVNDIKTDLPMKLGEGGEAFFVFATDSEDLSSSVVTSPVVSAESSPVGSPHSSAPGSPRASSLDLNKNEPEVLDLNSPANNDIESKIALDKTTPPPKSATSRSDTPTSISKLAFEEAKKITQKLNIPSKIDINGDMVLDMDGYKPNSQKNIDESDELVQKVFLREMNNLLNGKVYPVGGDDADNNEFSLLQGVISKDEDGKIRIVNQAGEDSAFENDLASTDNLSLSSDEANSNQLNQAPSTLIDHKDRDQTYFKTLRLTSEQLRMMKLNYGRNKLKFKLNQGNSQVVSDLYLWKSTTPIVISDIDGTITKSDALGHVLNMIGKDWTHPGVAKLFQDIARNGYNLVYLTARSVGQADTTRQYLDSISQDGVKLPKGPVILSPDRTMAALKREIILKKPEVFKMACLRDISSLYFAKTGHINDDDERTPFYAGFGNRITDAISYRSVKIPSHRIFTINPNGEVHMELLELAGYRSSYLRIGELVDQFFPPLKLISDVNPYWNQDQFDQYIHAKDGAELAQSPGSPRSISSFDVVKPDEKFTDLNYWREPMANLSDFSDLEDDEAEPASLKSSPNSPKMGTTPTPGSPEIYSVRSADLDRNRSQTQSPKKERPISASFTSPLKNFMMFSSGNGESRKRGEDEEEDDDFTDDDYDDDYTDDYDDEDDEDDEDAEDEDEDEADEDGEDDDDDVDGNEVDEEDIDTEEDLDLDDGLTTPQPSAVVDDKRKQPTPPAPSSRPADEEVKIITAREMLEQMDLKKEEQKS; this is encoded by the coding sequence ATGCAATACGTGGGTAAAGTCGGTGACTACGTATACAACCAGTGGAACTCGTTGAACCCGGCCACTCTTTCGGGTGCCATCGACATCATTGTCATCGAGCAACCAGACGGTCTGTTTCACTGTTCGCCCTGGCACGTTCGTTTTGGCAAGTTTCAGATTATCAAACCtctgcaaaaaaaaatcgactTATATGTCAATGACATCAAAACTGACTTGCCCATGAAATTGGgtgaaggtggtgaagcGTTTTTCGTGTTTGCCACAGACTCAGAAGACTTGTCGCTGCTGGTGGTGACGTCTCCCGTGGTTTCAGCCGAACTGTCACCTGTGGGGTCGCCACACTCATCAGCTCCTGGCTCTCCTCGAGCATCACTGCTAGATTTGAACAAGAATGAACCAGAAGTTTTGGATTTAAACTCTCCCGCCAACAACGACATTGAGCTGAAAATTGCTCTCGATAAGACAACCCCGCCTCCTAAAAGTGCAACCTCAAGGAGCGACACGCCCACGCTGATTCTGAAGCTTGCATTCGAGGAggccaaaaaaatcaccCAAAAACTCAATATCCCATCGAAGATTGATATCAACGGTGATATGGTGCTCGACATGGACGGATATAAACCCAATTCGCAGAAGAACATCGACGAGTCTGACGAGCTAGTACAGAAAGTGTTTTTGCGTGAGATGAACAATTTACTAAATGGAAAAGTATACCCCGTTGGTGGGGATGATGCGGACAATAACGAGTTTAGTCTTTTACAAGGTGTGATTTCCAAAGACGAGGACGGCAAAATCAGGATTGTGAACCAAGCTGGTGAGGACTCTGCCTTTGAAAATGACCTTGCAAGCACGGACAATCTTTCCCTTTCAAGTGACGAGGCCAACTCGAATCAACTTAACCAAGCACCAAGCACATTAATTGACCACAAAGATAGGGATCAAACCTACTTCAAAACTTTACGTTTGACGTCCGAGCAATTACGCATGATGAAATTGAACTATGGACGTAACAAGCTTAAATTCAAGCTAAATCAAGGCAACTCTCAAGTTGTATCCGACTTATACCTTTGGAAATCTACCACACCTATCGTGATCTCCGATATTGATGGTACAATTACCAAATCTGATGCTCTTGGGCATGTTCTTAATATGATTGGTAAAGATTGGACACACCCAGGCGTGGCAAAGTTGTTCCAGGACATTGCTAGGAATGGTTATAACCTTGTGTACTTGACCGCAAGATCTGTGGGTCAAGCAGATACCACCCGTCAATACTTGGACAGCATCAGCCAAGATGGTGTGAAGTTACCCAAAGGTCCAGTCATACTCAGTCCTGATAGAACCATGGCCGCATTAAAGCGTGAGATTATCTTGAAAAAACCAGAAGTTTTCAAGATGGCTTGTTTAAGAGATATTAGCAGCTTGTACTTTGCTAAGACGGGGCACATtaatgatgacgatgaaagAACACCGTTCTATGCCGGGTTCGGAAATCGTATAACAGACGCTATCAGTTATCGAAGCGTCAAAATTCCCTCGCATCGTATCTTTACTATAAATCCGAACGGAGAAGTGCACATGGAGTTACTTGAACTTGCTGGTTACAGGTCTTCATACTTACGCATTGGggagcttgttgatcaatttTTCCCACCTTTGAAACTCATAAGTGATGTGAATCCTTACTGGAATCAGGACCAGTTTGATCAGTACATCCATGCCAAAGACGGTGCTGAGTTAGCACAGTCACCTGGCTCTCCGCGTAGCATTAGCAGCTTTGATGTGGTGAAGCCAGATGAAAAGTTCACCGACCTCAACTACTGGAGAGAGCCAATGGCGAACCTCAGTGATTTTAGTGATctcgaagatgatgaggcTGAGCCGGCCTCGTTGAAATCCAGTCCTAACCTGCCAAAGATGGGCACCACACCGACTCCAGGGCTGCCAGAGATCTACTCTGTGAGGTCCGCAGACCTTGATAGAAACAGGTCGCAGACGCAgtcaccaaagaaagagaggcCGATATCAGCGTCCTTCACCTCGCCACTCAAAAATTTCATGATGTTCAGCAGTGGGAACGGTGAATCAAGAAAACGCggagaagacgaagaagaagacgacgaCTTCACGGATGATGATTATGACGACGACTACACTGACGACtacgatgatgaggatgacgaggatgatgaggatgctgaggatgaggatgaagacgaAGCTGACGAGGACGGtgaggacgatgatgacgatgtAGACGGCAACGAGGTTGACGAGGAGGATATTGATACAGAGGAAGACCTTGACCTTGACGATGGCTTAACTACGCCTCAGCCGTCCGCGGTAGTCGACGACAAGCGCAAGCAGCCGACCCCACCAGCACCCTCCAGCAGACCTGCAGATGAGGAAGTGAAGATCATCACCGCCCGTGAAATGCTCGAGCAAatggatttgaagaaggaagaacaAAAGAGTTAG
- a CDS encoding beta-mannosyltransferase, translating into MPRHIVRNGALIILIFLLALHLRFRQRSVFTKEAQILIPIKSKLVFPTYFPIDVAQIPDFIHNTPPLQDNDYYHFEHVEKHRPESVPVKKENYHEHPFQIYDSSQDISMDLHQCGALQSNFSTQVSEATDLHTPLCDIVARLIAGIDMGNDPYLRELAPYFDAQLRLQLKHDVCHRHWFRLAGSSVYLEDHGFHLLISRLAYSPDGNRRDPKFSLAYAQVYNEMWQEVNDVSLVIPTNEAGAEFFIDKQGYKVSHYPQILPVPFFHKYREKASRYLGPEDPRLILRKNENGHEEPMMVFNLHHQKFVFADDDEDNHLLKKPATFRSMWVSFPWQFQRGKTNVDDLLHTQFDNSTYNKAIELRIKNLPRQEKQKNWTPMISDADREEYGYDKTMLFMYRWTTMQVLRCDLETGKCGFVYQQNDKLKVSSSVGPFRGGTQMINIRHMLQGQRQKTDQLLQLLPPNREIWLGFARAHLVRCGCGNDLYRPNLVVVTKDRIMVDGNPKILFKISHVSSFVSLNVEILPWEPSKPYKLCSGTNALIPNGISHWTVSSKNSKEVNSKDFMDELVLAISVQDITVWKLNIKGLLRAFVTDQSLFLPSPSEDKEPKIENEKLLIPSESEFKANRMPGYSNDALVCAMLASVRFCADYAEEKLAIEKDHILDTIFLVDTEAEDTKMENYLDELDALGLNII; encoded by the coding sequence ATGCCTAGGCACATAGTCCGAAACGGAGCACTAATTATTCTAATATTTCTACTAGCCTTGCACTTACGGTTCAGACAGCGGCTGGTTTTCACGAAAGAGGCGCAGATACTAATACCAATCAAATCGAAACTAGTGTTCCCAACATATTTCCCGATTGACGTGGCTCAAATCCCGGATTTTATACACAACACTCCGCCCCTTCAAGATAATGACTACTACCACTTCGAGCATGTGGAGAAACACAGGCCAGAGAGCGTTCCAGTTAAGAAGGAGAACTATCATGAACACCCTTTTCAGATATATGACTCTTCGCAAGATATCAGCATGGACTTACACCAGTGTGGAGCGCTCCAgagcaatttttcaacccAGGTGAGCGAGGCCACGGATCTACATACGCCCTTGTGTGATATTGTGGCAAGGCTTATAGCTGGAATAGACATGGGGAATGATCCCTACCTTAGGGAGTTGGCACCGTATTTCGATGCACAGCTTCGCTTACAACTAAAACATGACGTGTGCCATCGGCATTGGTTCAGGCTCGCTGGCTCCTCGGTGTACTTGGAGGACCACGGCTTTCATCTTTTAATCTCCCGTCTAGCGTACTCTCCTGATGGTAACAGGCGTGATCCTaaattctctttggcaTATGCGCAGGTGTACAACGAGATGTGGCAGGAGGTTAACGATGTGAGTCTTGTAATTCCTACAAACGAGGCTGGTGCCGAGTTCTTTATAGACAAGCAAGGATACAAAGTATCTCATTATCCTCAAATACTACCTGTGCCCTTTTTCCACAAGTACAGGGAGAAAGCATCGAGGTACCTTGGCCCCGAGGATCCAAGGTTGATACTTCgcaaaaatgaaaatggCCATGAAGAGCCAATGATGGTTTTCAACTTGCACCACCAGAAATTTGTTTTTGCagacgacgacgaggacaATCATCTTCTAAAGAAGCCAGCCACCTTCCGATCGATGTGGGTGAGCTTCCCCTGGCAGTTTCAAAGAGGCAAAACTAACGTGGACGACCTACTCCACACTCAATTCGATAATTCAACGTACAACAAGGCGATCGAGCTACGAATCAAAAACTTACCTCGTCaggaaaagcaaaaaaactGGACTCCAATGATTAGTGACGCAGACCGCGAAGAGTATGGCTACGATAAAACAATGCTCTTCATGTATCGCTGGACAACGATGCAAGTTCTCAGATGTGATTTAGAAACGGGCAAATGTGGTTTCGTATATCAGCAGAATGACAAACTAAAAGTCTCCTCTTCGGTCGGACCCTTTAGAGGTGGAACACAAATGATAAATATTCGCCACATGTTGCAAGgccaaagacaaaagaCCGATCAATTGTTACAATTGTTACCTCCCAATAGAGAGATATGGTTGGGGTTTGCCCGTGCTCACTTGGTCCGATGTGGTTGTGGAAACGACCTCTATAGACCCAACTTGGTTGTGGTAACAAAAGACAGAATAATGGTCGATGGAAACCCAAAAATTCTATTCAAAATAAGTCATGTCTCGTCATTTGTTTCGCTTAATGTTGAAATCCTTCCATGGGAACCTCTGAAACCCTATAAACTCTGCTCGGGTACGAATGCGCTCATTCCAAATGGTATCTCTCACTGGACTGTTTCCTCCAAAAACAGCAAAGAGGTGAATTCTAAGGATTTCATGGATGAATTGGTCCTAGCCATTTCTGTACAAGATATCACTGTGTGGAAGTTGAATATTAAAGGACTTTTGAGAGCATTTGTCACCGATCAGTCCCTCTTCCTCCCATCTCCTTCTGAGGACAAGGAGCCCAAGATAGAAAATGAGAAATTGCTCATCCCATCAGAATCAGAATTCAAAGCCAACCGTATGCCAGGGTATTCTAATGACGCCCTTGTGTGTGCAATGCTCGCATCAGTACGATTCTGTGCTGACTACgcagaagagaagcttgcaATCGAAAAGGATCATATTTTGGACACtatcttcttggtggaTACAGAAGCGGAAGACACGAAAATGGAGAATtatcttgatgaacttgacgCACTCGGATTAAATATTATATAG
- the NPL3 gene encoding mRNA-binding protein NPL3: MSDVEQDQAPIQDAPVEDAPSGKVFVRPIGFETPQEAIESHFSQVGPVAEVQIMRGYAFVSFQNPEDAAKATESLAGTELDGQALQVEVAHGRKEETRNRNRVKITNVPEHTAWQDFKDFVREKGMEPSFVKVFRDYESGETIAALEFEDGEALAAAIENLNDVDYQGFTLRAEHDTSPYVPRRRGRGGFRGDFRGGRGGGFRGDFRGGRGGRGGFRDDFRGGRGRGGFRGGRGGFNRDDGFRDGGFRGGRGGYNRGDRGDGGFERDSYTRDRSPTRY, from the coding sequence ATGTCAGACGTTGAACAAGACCAAGCCCCAATCCAGGACGCTCCAGTTGAAGATGCTCCATCGGGAAAGGTTTTCGTTAGACCCATTGGTTTTGAAACTCCTCAGGAAGCCATCGAGAGCCACTTCTCTCAGGTGGGACCAGTGGCGGAGGTGCAAATTATGAGAGGCTACGCCttcgtttcttttcagAATCCTGAAGATGCTGCTAAGGCTACCGAGTCCTTAGCTGGCACTGAGTTGGACGGCCAGGCTCTTCAGGTTGAGGTTGCTCACGGTCGTAAGGAGGAGACCCGCAACAGAAACCGTGTGAAGATCACCAATGTTCCTGAGCATACTGCTTGGCAAGATTTCAAGGACTTTGTTCGTGAGAAAGGTATGGAACCATCTTTCGTCAAGGTTTTTCGCGATTACGAGTCTGGTGAGACAATTGCCGCTCTTGAATTCGAGGACGGTGAAGCCCTTGCTGCTGCCATTGAGAACTTGAATGATGTTGACTACCAGGGCTTTACCTTACGTGCTGAACATGACACAAGCCCATATGTTCCTCGCAGAAGAGGTAGAGGTGGGTTTAGAGGTGACTTCCGCGGCGGACGTGGTGGCGGATTCCGTGGGGATTTCAGAGGCGGCAGAGGGGGCCGTGGTGGTTTCAGAGATGATTTCAGGGGCGGAAGAGGCCGTGGAGGTTTCAGAGGTGGCAGAGGCGGCTTCAACCGTGATGATGGCTTCCGTGACGGTGGCTTCAGAGGTGGAAGAGGAGGTTACAACCGTGGTGATCGTGGTGATGGCGGATTTGAGAGAGACTCGTACACTCGTGACCGCTCTCCAACACGTTACTAA
- a CDS encoding linker nucleoporin NIC96 produces MSLFGSNNSAASIPSGGSGFTFGASQSTQQKQESQGTQGPSLFGQSSQQQNQQQQPNSNSSTMATSAFEKSTNLTSNTSSISPEGSSGKVLKDLLESASNLPKLDYNSLGTINLPLNELRNRTKLLSKNESEAGFTKAHYLLSGSGINAGDIEVELNNIRGLAPSSRQTKQLHELQAQQEQQQKPSDKPSQEDRLVAREAVQSPALTTGINNIENYLRAKKDENILNAIESSLVTASRDFDNFIAKNITIDWRVRKDHLKRSLGIPVKTKISPEELSKSFTWNQSQPGNYRILTPLKQKAGTSSSVRHFTREKFESHAKLIYSLNEARLKQLPFPIASSFEEVNKANQDLKSKQMADTWKVIANLTDEKFVKHNQEQAFYEDYQNKKDCISLKKRIVANSRSCLEKQFFDYMDEFYTKDDQKIPEYSVPSNINKVSHFISKVIGKKNGNEVSQQTLQVNGVPIWALIYYLMRSGLYNEAVQLTNQRRELFEKFDKNFPVYISAHVRNQCFGLPATLQERLSSDFNQTFQFLDEKSPNFDPYKYAVYKVIGKCDLAKKSLPAAVNLSIEEWLWFHLNLINEFNFDASSSLIYENYRLENLQKKVLAIGPEKLNASSNNPVYLKTLTMIGLYELAVKYAYENINECDAVHFATGLCYYGLLRVTSQPTDDLLTLNGSDEYEINLSRILGSYTRSFKISDPKVAVQYLVLICMAKGGKSTEETAKCHEALRELILITREFTLLLGELNEVTGEKSPGILEKQRSLIGLADLSSFQRTIVDVSASRCEEEGRVFDALLLHQLSQDYNVVVRLINQYVSETLSMSELDKPLLSEKIPSGGEGQSQSSENNFISRSKHIMGIYNNNSAILEKVSPEVKKVNDALLQIVDIRESFAARNWRDSLSALQKLPFFAALNSNDFVEVRNSAESLTSYHVALVRVIPSLLVMIMTSVAQLTHNIKSKRFGSFGGEKDELAYLRKIAKNCVVYAGLVQYRMPRETYSLLVNLESQL; encoded by the coding sequence ATGTCTCTCTTTGGTTCAAACAATTCTGCTGCTTCTATACCTTCTGGTGGGCTGGGGTTTACTTTTGGAGCTCTGCAAAGCACCcagcagaaacaagaaagtCAGGGCACGCAAGGCCCATCTCTTTTTGGTCAGTCATCTCAGCAGCAGAatcaacagcaacagccTAATTCAAATCTGCTGACCATGGCAACCTctgcttttgagaaaagtACTAACCTCACATCCAATACTTCCTCAATTAGCCCTGAGGGATCATCTGGaaaggtgttgaaggacCTTTTGGAATCTGCAAGCAACTTGCCCAAATTGGACTATAACAGCCTCGGTACGATCAACTTGCCCTTGAATGAATTGCGGAATCGCACGAAGCTCTTATCAAAAAATGAGAGCGAGGCTGGATTTACTAAAGCACATTACCTTCTTTCTGGTAGTGGCATAAATGCTGGCGACATTGAAGTCGAATTGAATAACATTCGTGGACTcgctccttcttcaaggcaGACTAAGCAGCTCCATGAACTACAAGCACAGCAAGAGCAACAGCAAAAGCCATCAGATAAACCTTCGCAAGAAGACAGACTCGTGGCGCGTGAGGCCGTTCAATCCCCTGCCCTTACTACTGGCATCAATAATATTGAGAATTATCTTCGTGCTAAGAAAGACGAAAATATTTTGAATGCCATAGAGCTGTCACTTGTCACTGCTTCTCGTGACTTTGATAATTTCATTGCGAAGAATATCACTATAGACTGGAGAGTACGCAAGGATCACTTGAAAAGAAGTCTAGGCATTCCAGTGAAAACCAAAATAAGCCCCGAAGAACTCTCCAAATCATTTACCTGGAATCAGTCACAACCTGGTAATTATCGCATATTGACTCCTTTGAAGCAAAAAGCAGGCACTTCATCTAGTGTTCGTCATTTTACCCGTGAAAAATTCGAGAGTCATGCTAAATTAATCTATCTGCTCAATGAAGCCAGGTTAAAGCAGCTACCCTTTCCAATTGCATCAAGCTTTGAAGAGGTAAACAAAGCAAATCAGGATCTCAAATCAAAGCAAATGGCCGACACGTGGAAGGTGATTGCAAACTTGACAGACGAAAAGTTTGTGAAACATAATCAAGAGCAGGCGTTCTACGAGGATtatcaaaacaaaaaggaCTGtatttctttgaagaaacgTATTGTTGCTAACTCAAGATCCTGTTTGGAAAAACAGTTCTTTGACTACATGGACGAATTCTATACAAAAGATGACCAGAAAATCCCCGAATACAGCGTCCCTAGCAACATCAATAAAGTTTCTCACTTCATCTCAAAGGTTATCGGCAAAAAGAATGGCAATGAAGTATCGCAGCAAACACTTCAAGTAAATGGGGTTCCCATCTGGGCGCTTATCTACTACCTCATGCGCAGTGGTCTCTACAATGAGGCTGTTCAGCTCACGAACCAAAGACGggagctttttgagaagtttGACAAAAACTTTCCAGTCTACATATCGGCGCATGTGAGAAATCAATGTTTCGGCTTGCCTGCAACTCTACAAGAAAGATTATCCTCTGACTTCAACCAGACCTTTCAATTTTTGGATGAGAAGTCACCCAACTTCGATCCCTACAAGTATGCGGTATACAAAGTGATTGGCAAGTGCGATTTGGCCAAGAAAAGTCTTCCGGCAGCAGTCAATCTTAGCATAGAAGAATGGTTGTGGTTCCACTTAAATCTCATAAATGAGTTCAACTTTGACGCATCCTCGAGTTTGATTTACGAAAATTATAGACTCGAAAACCTCCAGAAGAAAGTCTTGGCCATCGGCCCAGAAAAATTGAacgcttcttcaaataaTCCCGTATACCTTAAGACATTGACGATGATTGGGTTGTATGAGCTTGCGGTGAAGTACGCCTACGAAAATATCAATGAGTGTGATGCAGTCCACTTTGCGACTGGATTGTGCTATTATGGTTTGCTTAGAGTGACAAGTCAACCAACTGACGACTTGTTGACATTGAATGGATCTGATGAGTATGAGATCAATTTAAGCAGAATTCTTGGTTCGTATACCCGGAGTTTTAAGATAAGTGATCCTAAGGTCGCTGTTCAATACTTAGTTCTCATCTGCATGGCAAAGGGTGGAAAGTCTACTGAGGAGACTGCTAAATGTCATGAGGCTTTGCGAGAGCTTATCCTCATTACTCGTGAGTTTACTTTGCTTTTAGGCGAGCTCAATGAGGTGACTGGGGAGAAACTGCCTGGTattcttgagaagcaaCGGTCGCTTATTGGGTTGGCCGACTTATCCAGCTTCCAGCGTACGATCGTTGACGTCAGTGCTTCAAggtgtgaagaagagggaaGAGTATTCGATgcacttcttcttcaccaattGAGCCAGGACTACAACGTTGTTGTACGTCTCATCAATCAATATGTTAGTGAGACGTTATCAATGTCTGAATTAGACAAACCATTACTTTCTGAGAAGATCCCATCTGGCGGTGAGGGACAACTGCAGAGCAGTGAGAATAATTTCATCCTGCGCAGCAAGCACATTATGGGCAtttacaacaacaacagcgCAATCTTGGAAAAGGTATCTCCAGAAGTAAAGAAGGTCAATGATGCTTTGTTGCAGATTGTCGATATACGTGAAAGCTTTGCAGCCAGAAATTGGCGCGACAGTTTAAgcgctcttcaaaaattacCATTCTTTGCGGCTCTCAACAGCAATGATTTTGTGGAGGTGAGAAACTCAGCGGAGTCTTTGACAAGCTACCATGTCGCTCTTGTTCGGGTGATTCCTTCGTTACTAGTGATGATTATGACGAGTGTCGCCCAGCTCACCCACAACATAAAGTCCAAACGCTTTGGCTCGTTCGGCGGTGAAAAGGATGAGTTGGCATATCTCCGAAAGATTGCCAAAAACTGCGTCGTCTACGCTGGACTAGTCCAGTACCGAATGCCTCGAGAGACATACAGCTTGCTTGTGAACCTCGAGCTGCAACTCTAG
- the HNM1 gene encoding Hnm1p, with protein sequence MSLEKVQSPDLATHVTGDKERDSDASSSLTPKGELKRTFSVWSVLGIGFGLTNSWFGISASLITGIQSGGPLLIVYGIIIIASISYCIGITLSELSSAIPSAGGQYVWTRVLSPKKYSSFLAYLCGSLAWAGSLFTSASMALSVAQAVMAFWKHMHPGFESKSWQTFVVYQLVNLVLVIFNCYGKYLPYIANAALYTSLFSYCVITITVLVCARGNYAKPSFVFTDFENNTGWTTSGIAFIVGLVNPNWSFSCLDSASHLAEEVHGADRVIPIAILGTVTIGFLTSFTYSIAMFFSITDLNSIINNGSGLPILDIYYQALNNRSGSLCLGILIFFTACGCTISCHTWQARLCWSFSRDNGLPFSKYLSIIDPNLGVPLNAHLFSSFWVAILGCLYLASSTAFNSMVVGCITFLLLSYLVPTGCLLYRGRNNIKHGPFWLGKAGLVANLMTIAWAIFALVFYSFPTFMPVTAGTMNYVSVVYAVYLIFMLGYWFFPIKKYSCREVFAGGLGNNEEEEFPDVCLTDL encoded by the coding sequence ATGTCTTTAGAGAAAGTGCAATCGCCAGACTTGGCGACTCATGTCACAGgagacaaagaaagagattctGACGCCTCTTCCTCGTTGACCCCCAAGGGAGAGTTGAAAAGAACCTTTTCAGTATGGTCGGTACTTGGGATCGGTTTTGGCTTAACCAACTCCTGGTTCGGTATATCAGCCTCTCTTATCACAGGAATCCAGTCTGGTGGGCCGTTATTGATTGTGTACGGTATTATCATCATTGCTTCCATTTCTTACTGTATCGGCATCACACTCTCCGAGTTGTCTTCGGCGATTCCCTCTGCTGGCGGCCAGTACGTGTGGACCAGAGTGTTGTCTCCAAAAAAGTACTCCAGTTTTCTTGCATACCTCTGTGGCTCGTTGGCCTGGGCCGGCTCTTTATTCACTAGTGCTTCTATGGCTCTTTCTGTGGCTCAAGCGGTCATGGCTTTCTGGAAACACATGCACCCCGGGTTTGAACTGAAGTCATGGCAAACGTTCGTGGTTTACCAGCTTGTCAACCTTGTAttggtgatcttcaactGCTACGGTAAGTACTTGCCATACATTGCCAATGCTGCGTTGTACACGTCGTTGTTTTCCTACTGCGTCATCACTATAACCGTTCTCGTTTGCGCTAGAGGAAACTACGCAAAGCCAAGTTTTGTCTTCACTGATTTCGAGAACAACACCGGCTGGACTACCTCAGGAATTGCGTTCATTGTTGGTTTGGTGAACCCTAACTGGAGTTTCTCCTGCCTTGATTCTGCATCACACTTAGCCGAAGAAGTTCACGGCGCCGATAGAGTCATTCCGATCGCTATCTTGGGAACCGTAACCATCGGTTTCCTCACGTCGTTCACTTATTCTATCGCTATGTTTTTTTCCATCACTGACTTAAATTctatcatcaacaacgGCAGTGGCTTGCCTATTTTGGATATTTACTACCAGGCTTTAAACAACAGATCTGGATCTCTTTGCCTTGGTATTcttattttcttcactgCTTGCGGTTGCACCATATCGTGTCACACTTGGCAAGCTAGACTTTGTTGGTCCTTCAGCAGGGACAATGGATTaccattttcaaaataCTTGTCGATCATTGATCCTAACTTGGGAGTTCCGTTAAACGCTCActtgttttcttccttctgGGTTGCCATATTGGGATGCTTGTACCTTGCATCTTCCACTGCTTTCAACTCCATGGTTGTTGGTTGCATTACATTCCTCTTGTTGAGTTACTTAGTTCCTACGGGTTGTTTGCTCTAcagaggaagaaacaaCATCAAACATGGTCCATTCTGGCTCGGGAAGGCCGGTCTTGTGGCAAACCTCATGACGATTGCCTGGGCAATCTTTGCCTTGGTGTTTTACTCTTTCCCAACTTTCATGCCTGTAACTGCCGGCACAATGAACTATGTATCAGTGGTTTACGCTGTGTACTTGATCTTCATGTTGGGATACTGGTTTTTTCCCATCAAAAAATACTCATGCAGAGAGGTGTTTGCTGGTGGACTTGGCAAtaacgaggaggaggaatTCCCCGATGTGTGTCTCACTGATTTATAG